The Pseudomonas alkylphenolica genomic sequence CAGCTGATTCTGCAACCAGGCTGCGAGGGCTGCGGACTGACGATCCAGTTCGGCGTAACTCAACTTGCCTTGCGGCACTTGAAAGGCTGCGCGACCGGCATAGGTCAACAATGCCTGATCCAGTGCCGACACCAGTGAAACCTCTGTGCCCATTTCAATTCGCGGCACGATGCCCAGCGACTGATAAGTGGCCGCCCACAGTGACTGCGTCATTGTCCTATTTCCTCATCATGCGAAAAAAAGCGGCCCGAAGGCCGCAAAGGTACATGGAACCTGTCTCTAAGAAGTTCGATCGCAGCGCTTAGCTCACTGCCTCTTACTTCTGGTAATGCATGTACTTCTCCACCATCTGGTCGATCGTGAAGCTTGCCGGACGCTGGCGCGGAGGGGACTTCTCGAACGTGGCGAGGAACTGCTGCACACGAATGAGTCCAGGAAAGCCGACAGCGGCGATCTTTTTGTCCCACCAGAGGTTGTAACTGTTGGACTCTTTGTCAGCGCGCTCGAACGGATCGCGGCGCAAGTTAAACAACTTGGGAGCTCGCAGTTCGACAAAAGGGTCGCGCCAGACGTCGAAGCCCAGTGCGCGCTGTTCGGCGTATACCAGCTTCCAATCGCCATCGCGCGAGGCCAGCAACTGCCCGTCGTCACTGAAGTAGTAGAAATCGGTGCGTGGGCCTTTCGGTGCCTTGCCCTCCAAGTATGGCAGGAAGTCGTAGCCATCCAGGTGCACGTTGAACTTCTTGGCGCCTGCCTGGTAGCCCTTCTGCAGTTGCCCCTTGATGTCGTTGACACCAGCAGCGGCCATCAAAGTCGGCACCCAGTCCTGGTGCGACATGATTTCATTCGATACGCTGTTGGGCTTGATATGGTTAGGCCAGCGCACAACGGCTGGCACACGGAAACCACCTTCCCAGTTGGTGTTCTTCTCGCCACGGAACGGGGTGATACCCGCATCCGGCCACTGGTTGAAGTGCACGCCGTTATCGGTGGTGTAGAGAACAATGGTGTTGTCGGCGATGCCCAGGTCATCGAGTTGCTTGAGCAACTGGCCGACATGTCCATCATGCTCAAGCATCGCATCGTTATAGAAATCCTGCCCCGACTTGCCTGCGACTTTGTCACTTATGTGGGTGTAGTAGTGCATGCGCGCCGAGTTGAACCAGACAAAAAACGGTTTGTCGTCCTTGGCTGCGCGATCAATGAACTTCATCGACGCTGCGAGGAACTCGTCGTCGATGGTTTCCATGCGCTTGCTGGTCAGCGGCCCGAGGTCTTCGACCTTGCCATCGGCGGTACTGTGAATGACGCCACGTGGATGCACCAATTTGTCGATAGCCGGGTTTTTGGTCCAGTCCGGATCTTCAGGCGCCTCTTCGGCGTTGAGGTGATAAAGGTTGCCGAAAAACTCATCGAAGCCGTGTTGGGTGGGAAGGAATTCATCGCGGTCCCCCAGATGGTTCTTGCCGAACTGACCTGTGCTGTAGCCCAACGGTTTAAGCAGCTCGGCCAGCGTTGGATCTTCCTTCTGAATACCCACTGGCGAGCCGGGCATACCGACCTTGGTCAAGCCGGTGCGCACAGGGTGCTGACCAGTGATGAACGCTGCGCGACCGGCGGTGCAACTCTGCTCGCCGTAATAATCGGTGAACATCATGCCTTCATTGGTCAAACGGTCAATGTTGGGGGTTTGGTAGCCCATCATGCCGTGGCTGTACTTGCTGATGTTGGTGATACCGATGTCGTCACCGAAGATCACCAGGATATTCGGTTTTTCGGCAGAAACTGCCAGCGCGGTGGAACACATGGATGCTGCACACAAGGTTGCCACACACCAGTGCTTTAAACGCGTGCTCAGGTGAGTCATGCAAGACGCCTTTCAGGGGAGGTTGACCAAAGATCGGAGAAGCACCAGCTGTCGCTGTACTCATCAACATCGCGTCGATGCTTGCCGACCCGTTTTCGATTCCAGGGCTCAGTTTCGATTGAACACAGCCCCGATATCAGCAATAGGTACGCCAACAGTGGCATGAGTCGGTAGTTGTGCTTGTGGGCAAGCGAGTAGATAGCCGCTCACGATAAGGGCGGTCACAAGGCATACGAACAGGGCTTGGCGCATCTGTAGCCTCCAACATCCGGCTACACGCCAGACGAAGTATTTCTTGTTATTGGTAACCCGATTCTGTGGCGTGACTACAACTTATGACTTTGCATTTGGCGCCATTAACTATGCTTTTCACGCCACCCTTATCACCTGCGCCATAGTCGGAGTAGGATCAGCTTTCACTGGCATCGCCGAACTATCCCCGCTGTCGGTATTAGCCGGGCTAACCATAAAAATAATGACAGGCTCGACCGGATGCGCTTACCTGATGGCGCCGTCGGTCGCAAGCAGACTCAGGCCGAACTTGACTATGACTGCAATCGTCCGTGGCAGCGCACTCCTTGGATTTGCCCCTTTCGCGACTGAACAGGGGCTGCACGCCAGCCAATTGTTATCCGAGGTGGGGTTGCCTACCGATGCCCAGGATCATCTCGACTGCGTTATCCCCTACAGCCAGTTCAATGCCTTGTTGGAATTGGGGACCAAGCGCTCTGGCAACCCGCTGTTTGGGCTTGAATTCGGGCTTCATCAAGGCGTTGCGATCCTGGGCAACTTGCTGTACGTGATCCAGAACGCAAGCACCGTGGGAGAGGCACTGAAAGCACTGCGACAGTACTTCCACATCCACAACAGTGGTGCCGAGATTCACCTCGAGCTGTTTGGCGGACAGGCGCGATTGTCCTATGAGATTACCGTTGGCGATGTAACCTCAGTGCGCCCGGACGTGGAGCTAGCCTTGGCCGTCGGCCAGCAACTGATGCAAAGCCTGCTGGGACGTCGATGGCGCCCCAGTGCCTTACAGTTTCGTCACTCGGCCATGGCTGCCGTCGCCGACTATCGACGCTTGCTCGGAATAAGCCCACGATTCGATTGCCCTTACAACGCTTGGGTGTTCGATGCTGCGCTACTGGAGATCCCGTTAAGCGCTGCAGATGAACACCTGCAGCAACTTGTCAAACAGCATATTGAAGAACTGTCGCAGCTCTCGCTGCAAGAGCTGCCAGCTTTCGTGCAGAAGCTGCTGCGTGACATGCTCCCTCACGGCAAAGTGAAGATCGAGCAAGTCGCGGCCTACATGATGATCAGCCAACGGAGCCTGCAACGCTATCTGCTGGAGGAAAACACCAGCTTCCAGGAGCTGCTGGACCAGACCCGGCAATCTTTGTCGTCACGTTACCTCTGCGACTCGTCCATCAACATGACCCAGGTGGCAGGCCTGCTCGGCTATGCTGATTTGAGTGCATTTTCCCGCGCCTTTACCCGCTGGAATGGGCTCAGTCCACGCCAGTGGAAAAAGCTCCACCGCCAGGAACTACGCCCGACATCTTCAAGTAAAACGTCAAGCCGAGAAGTAATCGCTTGATGTCTGTGCCCTGCCAGCGGGGCTTGCCTGCGTCGACTTCTAATACAGCGAGAATTACAAAAAAATGGCTGTCAATCCCTTTGTTCGCGCCCTCAGTCTGTGCCATTTCGAGGACTTTGCCTGCAGTCAGGGGCTCAAGGCTGACGACATGCTGCGTCGTTCTTCACTTCCGTTAGAGTTACTCAAACGCCAGGAGGGCATTCTGTCCTACCGACGTTTCTGTGCCCTGCTGGAGCTGTGCGCGCGTGAGTCGGGCAACCCGTTGTATGGGTTGCAGTACGGCCTGCATCAAGGTGTCAGCATCTTCGGCCCGTTGCTTTACCTTATTCGCAACGCCAGCACCGTAGGGGAGGCACTGGAAGAACTGCGCCAGAACTATTCCCTGCAAAATGGCGCAGCCGAAGTCGGTTTCGAGATCGAAGGCTCCCTGGCCGTGCTCAGTTACCACATCAGCGATCAGGAGCTGAGCGGGGTCGCCCAGGCTGAAGAGCTGGCTACCGGCATCGGTATTCAACTGATGCGCACCCTGGTCGGTAGCCACTGGCAACCAGGTGCTGTGCTCTTGCGTCATCTGCCGCTAGCAGAGCCGGCCGCCTACCGACGCACACTGGGCTTCCTTCCGACGTTCAGTGCGAATTGCCCGGGCTTGATGTTCGACGCTGCGGTCCTTGCGCTGCCGCTGGCGGCATCAGACCAGATGCTGCATGGACTGATCGCTCAGCACATCGAGTGCATGGAGCGCCTGACACCGGACGAGCTCCCTAACTACGTCAGGCAACTGCTACGCAACTTGCTGCCCAGCGGTCGGGTGACCATCGAAAAAGTTGCTGACTGCATGGCCCTCAACCCACGAACGCTGCAGCGCAAACTCGCTCAAGAAGATACCGCGTTCCAGGTGCTGCTGGATCAGACGCGTCAACATTTGGCCCAGCAATACCTCGAAGACGCCTCCATCAGCGTTGCACAGATGGCCGGATTACTCGGCTACGCGGATCTGACGGCATTCTGCCGCGCTTTCCACCGCTGGTTTGGGGTCACCCCCAGGGAGTGGAAAAAGCGTCAACATCCAGGACTACAGCCGCGCTTGCTGCGCAGTCGTCACCTGCGCGCACTGCGCTGAGCTTCAGCGATTCATCAAAGGGCACCCCCGTGCCCTCCTCCATTCAAATGTCAACTTTGCGGCGCATTTTGCAAAGTTCGCTACCTCAACCCTGAATAGTCTCTATTTGACCCGCCTGCTCGCCAGTCCATGCGGCACGTCGGCGCGCTGACACTGTCACCGTGCACCGACACCCGTTGGACGGCTAGCCAAAAAGGCCGGGAATTCCCCCCCTACAGGAGCCCTCTCATGGGATTGCTGAATAATAAGAAGACCATCATCACCGGAGGTGCCTCTGGCATCGGCGAACAAGCAGTTCGCCTGTTTGTAGCAAACGGCGCGCACGTGGTGATTGCAGACCGGAACAGAGAACTCGGCCAGGCACTGGCCGACGAGCTGGGTGAGAACGTACATTTCTGCGCGGTCGATCTCACCGAACCGAAGCAAATTGAATCCATGATTGCACAAGCCGTGGAAACCCTCGGCGGACTGGACATCCTGATCAACAACGCAGGCTACGGCATCTACGGCCGCACTCATTTGATCGACCCTGAAGACTGGCATCGCATTGTCGACGTCAACCTTAATGCCCTGTACCACACCTGCCGTCATGCCGTACCCCACCTGATGAAACAAGGCGGTAGCATCATCAACACCGCTTCGGTGTCTGGTACCCGCGCCGATTATGGTTTCAACGCCTACACCGCAGCCAAAGGCGGGGTGATCAATTACACCCGTGGTCTTGCGCTGGATTACGCGCTGGACAACATACGCGTCAATGCCATTTCCCCCGGTTTGATCGAGACCCCGCTGACTTCGCCGCTGCGTGGTCACCCGGACGTACTGCAGAGTTACATGGACAATATCCCCATGTCCCGAGCCGGCTCACCCGTGGAAATCGCCAAGGTCATGCTGTTCCTGGCCTCGGACCTGGCCTCATACGTCACCGGTCAGGAAATCGCCGTGGACGGTGGTGTGACCGCCTGGAACGGTCAACCTCGCTTTCCCCGCCACTTCGGCGATACCGTCATTCGTTGAGTAACATCACGCTCCGGTGACCTCTGATCACCGGCGCGTTTCTTTGCCCCCCACACACGGCAAAAGGCCGCGCCTACCCAATCACTAGGTAGGCGCGGCCTTGTGTGCTGAGAGGGCTGCAGGGCAGCCCCGATAATTTAGAGTTCGACCAGTAACTTGCCTTTGTTCTCGCCGCTGAACAGCAGATTGACGCCATCGATGGCGCTGTCCAGGCCCTTGAGCACGTGTGCACGGTATTTCAGCTGGCCTTTTTGCAGGTACCCGCTCAGCGCTTGGGTAGCCTGAGGAATCTTGTCGTAGTGATCAACGATCACAAAGCCTTCGACGCGCAGCGCCTTGATGTTGATGTCGACCCAGCTTGGGCCTGGTGCTGGTACTTCGCGGCTATAGTCGGCAATCATGCCGCAGACAGTCACGCGACCAAAACGGTTGAGTCGATCAAAGACCAGATGCTGGGCGGCACCGCCGGTGTTTTCAAAGTAGACGTCCACGCCATTCGGGGTGGCTTCGGCCAACTCAGCAGCCAGATTCGCAGAGCGGTAGTTCAAAGCAGCGTCGAAACCGAGCTCCTCGACCAGCCAGCGGCACTTCTCTTCGCTACCGGCAATACCCACTACCCGCAGGCCCTCGGCCTTGGCCATTTGCCCGACCAACGAGCCCACCGAGCCGGCGGCGCCAGACACGACCAGGGTCTCTCCAGCCTTGGGACGGGCGATTTCCATCAAGCCAACATAGGCGGTCAGGCCGGGTACATGCAGCACGCACAGCAGCGCTTCGACAGGCAGCTCGGCAGGAACCACCTGCATATCTGGCCCGCCCAACACGTACTCGGCCCAACCGGTAACGCCAACCACGCGAGCCCCTACGGTAAATGCCGGATTCTTCGACTCAACAACTTCACCCACGCCGAAGGCGCGCATTACCTCACCGATAGCAACCGGCGGGATGTAACTGCTGGGGTTGTCCTGCATCCAGGTGCGCATTGCCGGATCGAGTGACATGTGCGTCTGCTTGACCAGGAACTCACCCTCCTTGAGCGCAGGTGTCTCCAAGGTGATCGTTTCAAACGTGTCAGGAGTGATGTCGGTCGTGGGGCGCTTAACAAAAGTAATTGCTTTGTAATGCATGAGCATCTCGACTCGCTGTGTATTAAAGATAGGGGCACGACAGACACGCCTGCCTGGCCTAAAGGCAGACTAATCGGCGAAGGCCTTACTTATTTAGCAAATCGCGCCAATAACTCGGCCTTTGGCCCCATTTGCGCCCAATCCCACGCAGACCGTACTGCGCGCGCGAGTAAATGCCGCACGCTAATGTCCAGCGCGTTCACTGCGCCGCTTTGTCACGTAATGCACATCCAATGGCGCCATCGGCCAAGTTTCCCCGGCACGCCCACCGAATAATTCGACAACCCCGCCAAACGCGTGGGCAACGGAACGACCCCCTTTAATCACAACAATCAAGGTCCCGTCCATGAGCCAGCGGCTTTGCCAGATAGCCTTTAGCGTCAGCGACCTTAGACGCTCTCACCAGTGGTACCAGGATCTGTTCGGTTTTACGCCTGCCAATGGCACCGAATCGTTCAAAGGTTGGGCTTGCTCCAAAGTTCAAGGTGTGCCCGGTGCCCGCACCACCTGTTGGTGGCTGTTGGACACCCAGGAGCAGTTTCAGGTCGAACTCTTCGAGTATGAGCGTCCGGTCGCGCGCCCTTTGCCCCAGGACTGGCGCATGTGCGACATCGGCTACAACCTTGTCGGCATTCATGTTCCTGACTTCGATGCGGCCCTTGAGCGCGCCACATTCCTGGATACGCCGCTGATGGGCGATATCGTCGGTGCTCCTGGACAACGTCGTGTCTGCCTGCGCGATCCCGACGGGGCCGTACTGGAACTGATGGAAGATGATCCACGTTCATCCAACCCCCGTGTGCGTCCACGCGGCGGCCAGCGCTCCACTGTACGTTCCATTACGATGTCGGTCGCTGACATCGCACAAACACGGGATTTTTTCACCCGCGCACTGAATCTGGTGGAGTCCCATGACTCCCGCCTGCACGGTCCCGAGCACGAGGCCATGTGGGGGCTGCCCGGCGCCCAGCGTGAAAGCGCGCTGTTCTGGGCCGACGACATCCTGATCGAAGTCGTGCAGTACCAGCAACCCATAGGTCGGCCGCAACCTGAAGACTACCTGATCAGTGATCTTGGGATTCTCAACATTGCATTTGGTTTCCGTCATGAAAGCGAAATGCGTCGGGTCTTCAAGCGCACCATCAATTCAGGTGCCACGGCAGGACTGCCCTTCCCGCTCAGTGTTTTCCACTGGGCCGTTACCTACGTCAAAGACACGCAGGGCTTTTCTTACGAATTGCTCAATGTGCGCCCCTACTACGACCGTTTCATGGGGTTCACGGCCGGTCATTTCGACACCTTGGTGCATCACCAGGAACTGGTAAGTGCACCTCGCCAACTGATTTGGGACATCCTGGCCGACCACGCCAACATTGGCGACTGGTGGTGCTACCGCGGCCGTGTATTGCAAGAAGGCAGCGACCATCCGGCAGGTGTCGGGGCAAAGCGTGAACTGCGTTACTTGAACGAGCGGGTGGTCGAGGAAGTACTCGCCTTCAAGCCGCTGGAACGCATGGACTACCGCGTGATCAGTGGCGCTCCGGTGAAGTTCCACTTCGGTCGCATCGAGTTGCACGAGCACGCTGATGGCCGGGTTTTCGTTGACTACAGCATTCGTTTCAAAGCCCGCATTCCCGGTACGCAATGGCTGATGCGGCTGATCATCGGCGGACGCATGAAGCGCGCCACCCAACGCCTGAAAAGCCTCTGCGAGCAACGCAGTCAAGCGCCCCTGCCATCAAC encodes the following:
- a CDS encoding SDR family NAD(P)-dependent oxidoreductase — its product is MGLLNNKKTIITGGASGIGEQAVRLFVANGAHVVIADRNRELGQALADELGENVHFCAVDLTEPKQIESMIAQAVETLGGLDILINNAGYGIYGRTHLIDPEDWHRIVDVNLNALYHTCRHAVPHLMKQGGSIINTASVSGTRADYGFNAYTAAKGGVINYTRGLALDYALDNIRVNAISPGLIETPLTSPLRGHPDVLQSYMDNIPMSRAGSPVEIAKVMLFLASDLASYVTGQEIAVDGGVTAWNGQPRFPRHFGDTVIR
- the qhpR gene encoding AraC-like transcriptional regulator QhpR → MTAIVRGSALLGFAPFATEQGLHASQLLSEVGLPTDAQDHLDCVIPYSQFNALLELGTKRSGNPLFGLEFGLHQGVAILGNLLYVIQNASTVGEALKALRQYFHIHNSGAEIHLELFGGQARLSYEITVGDVTSVRPDVELALAVGQQLMQSLLGRRWRPSALQFRHSAMAAVADYRRLLGISPRFDCPYNAWVFDAALLEIPLSAADEHLQQLVKQHIEELSQLSLQELPAFVQKLLRDMLPHGKVKIEQVAAYMMISQRSLQRYLLEENTSFQELLDQTRQSLSSRYLCDSSINMTQVAGLLGYADLSAFSRAFTRWNGLSPRQWKKLHRQELRPTSSSKTSSREVIA
- a CDS encoding NADP-dependent oxidoreductase, with amino-acid sequence MLMHYKAITFVKRPTTDITPDTFETITLETPALKEGEFLVKQTHMSLDPAMRTWMQDNPSSYIPPVAIGEVMRAFGVGEVVESKNPAFTVGARVVGVTGWAEYVLGGPDMQVVPAELPVEALLCVLHVPGLTAYVGLMEIARPKAGETLVVSGAAGSVGSLVGQMAKAEGLRVVGIAGSEEKCRWLVEELGFDAALNYRSANLAAELAEATPNGVDVYFENTGGAAQHLVFDRLNRFGRVTVCGMIADYSREVPAPGPSWVDINIKALRVEGFVIVDHYDKIPQATQALSGYLQKGQLKYRAHVLKGLDSAIDGVNLLFSGENKGKLLVEL
- a CDS encoding SRPBCC family protein, coding for MSQRLCQIAFSVSDLRRSHQWYQDLFGFTPANGTESFKGWACSKVQGVPGARTTCWWLLDTQEQFQVELFEYERPVARPLPQDWRMCDIGYNLVGIHVPDFDAALERATFLDTPLMGDIVGAPGQRRVCLRDPDGAVLELMEDDPRSSNPRVRPRGGQRSTVRSITMSVADIAQTRDFFTRALNLVESHDSRLHGPEHEAMWGLPGAQRESALFWADDILIEVVQYQQPIGRPQPEDYLISDLGILNIAFGFRHESEMRRVFKRTINSGATAGLPFPLSVFHWAVTYVKDTQGFSYELLNVRPYYDRFMGFTAGHFDTLVHHQELVSAPRQLIWDILADHANIGDWWCYRGRVLQEGSDHPAGVGAKRELRYLNERVVEEVLAFKPLERMDYRVISGAPVKFHFGRIELHEHADGRVFVDYSIRFKARIPGTQWLMRLIIGGRMKRATQRLKSLCEQRSQAPLPSTHHGAA
- a CDS encoding AraC family transcriptional regulator; its protein translation is MAVNPFVRALSLCHFEDFACSQGLKADDMLRRSSLPLELLKRQEGILSYRRFCALLELCARESGNPLYGLQYGLHQGVSIFGPLLYLIRNASTVGEALEELRQNYSLQNGAAEVGFEIEGSLAVLSYHISDQELSGVAQAEELATGIGIQLMRTLVGSHWQPGAVLLRHLPLAEPAAYRRTLGFLPTFSANCPGLMFDAAVLALPLAASDQMLHGLIAQHIECMERLTPDELPNYVRQLLRNLLPSGRVTIEKVADCMALNPRTLQRKLAQEDTAFQVLLDQTRQHLAQQYLEDASISVAQMAGLLGYADLTAFCRAFHRWFGVTPREWKKRQHPGLQPRLLRSRHLRALR
- a CDS encoding arylsulfatase, giving the protein MTHLSTRLKHWCVATLCAASMCSTALAVSAEKPNILVIFGDDIGITNISKYSHGMMGYQTPNIDRLTNEGMMFTDYYGEQSCTAGRAAFITGQHPVRTGLTKVGMPGSPVGIQKEDPTLAELLKPLGYSTGQFGKNHLGDRDEFLPTQHGFDEFFGNLYHLNAEEAPEDPDWTKNPAIDKLVHPRGVIHSTADGKVEDLGPLTSKRMETIDDEFLAASMKFIDRAAKDDKPFFVWFNSARMHYYTHISDKVAGKSGQDFYNDAMLEHDGHVGQLLKQLDDLGIADNTIVLYTTDNGVHFNQWPDAGITPFRGEKNTNWEGGFRVPAVVRWPNHIKPNSVSNEIMSHQDWVPTLMAAAGVNDIKGQLQKGYQAGAKKFNVHLDGYDFLPYLEGKAPKGPRTDFYYFSDDGQLLASRDGDWKLVYAEQRALGFDVWRDPFVELRAPKLFNLRRDPFERADKESNSYNLWWDKKIAAVGFPGLIRVQQFLATFEKSPPRQRPASFTIDQMVEKYMHYQK